AAATTAGTAGCAAATCTTATAGAATCAGCAGGGGTAGATAGAGTAGCTACTATAGACTTACATGCTGGACAAATTCAAGGCTTTTTTGATATACCGGTGGATAATCTTTATGGAAGCATTATTTTTAATGAGTATATCAAAAACAAAAACTATAAAAATCCTATCATCGCAAGTCCTGACATAGGCGGTATAGCAAGAGCTAGAAGCGTAGCAAAAGCTTTAGGGCTTGATATAGTTATAGTAGATAAAAGACGCGAAAAAGCTAATGAAAGCGAAGTGATGAATGTAATCGGTGATGTAAAAGATAAAGAGGTAATTTTAGTAGATGATATCATTGATACAGCAGGAACTATAGTAAAAGCTGCTGAAGTATTTAAAAGCAAAGGTGCAAAGTCTGTTATAGCTTGCTGCACCCACCCTGTGCTTAGTGGTGTAGCTTATGAAAGAATAGCCAAAGAAGCACTAGATGAGCTAGTAGTAACTGATACTATACCTTTAAAACAACAAATGGATAAAATCCAAGTTCTAAGTGTAGCACCAATTTTTGGCGAGGTAATACGCAGGGTTTATCATAATGAAAGCGTGAATTCTTTATTTGTATAAATTCTTTGCAAGGATTACCTTGCAAAGAAAATCTAAACTTTAAAAAAGTCTATAATTTTATATTAATTAAAAATATATTCTGTTATAATTAACAAATTTTTATTAATTAAGGAATTATTATGATTAAAAATCTAATTATAAATTTTGGTAGAACTATATTAGATATAGTAGCCGCATTGAGCTTTATTATAGCGATTTTTTATTCTATTACAATAATGTTTACTCTAGGATTTATAGCAGGTTTAGTAACACTTATTGGATCTTTTATAGCAATATTTTTAAGCTTTTTTGTAATTTATCTTGTTATTGATATAAGAGATGCATTAGTTAATAAAAACTAATTACTGGTGGAGACGAGGGGAATTGAACCCCTGTCCAAAAATAAAACAACCACGGCATCTACATGCTTAGCAAAGGTGAAAATTTCATCTAGCCAAACTCACCTTCCAAAATTTCAAGCTAGACTAAGACTTTAACTTCGATTAAAACTTGTCAAATTTCAATCTACACTATCAAAAATGACCAAATTCTAAGCTAGATAGTATCACTTAAAATTCAGGCTCAACTGAACTTACGCAGCTTTAGCGTAAGCAGGAGCGAATTTAACGTTGTTTGCGTTTAATTTTAATTTGAGCTTTATACGCTTTGCTCAAAGCGACATGCCACCAAGGCCACTCTACTCCTGTCGAAGCCAAGTCGTCCCCGTTACTTAGAAATTTTATCTGGAACATTTGCAATCTGAGGATTAAACACACTTAAAAAAGAAGCATTTTTTTCATAATCACTGCAATATCTATCAAGCTGTTCACCCACTAAAAACATCCAATCCACAAATTCATCACTAGCAGGGCCATCAAATTTAACCGCTTCTTGCATTATCTCTTCACAAAAAGTGCAAAAATTAACAATTTCATCTAAATTTAGCCTTTTAGCCGCCCATACTACATTGTGGATATTTTGTTCTAAGTCTTTTAAAGCTTCTTTGTATTTTAAGCTATCACTACTTAATTTTACAATCAAAGGCTCCAAAATATCACAAAGACTTCTAAAAAAATACAAAAAACGCTCGATTTCCTCAAGCTCATAATCTAACTCTAATTGCTCTAAAATCCCCATAAAAACTTCTATAATCTAAGTTTAAATGTTTATTTTAGCAAATTTTAGATAAAATTAAAATTTCTTACAAAATAAAATGGAAAAAATATGGATAGAATCGTAGAGATTGAAAAATTCTCCCCTGATGAAACTTATGAAACAAGCCTAAGGCCTTCTAGTTTTGATGGCTACATAGGCCAAGAAAACATTAAAAAAAATCTTAACATTTTTATAAAAGCTGCCAAAAAAAGAAATGAGTGTTTAGATCATATACTTTTTAGTGGCCCTGCAGGCCTTGGCAAAACAACACTAGCAAATATCATCTCTTATGAAATGAATGCAAATATCAAAACCACAGCAGCCCCTATGATAGAAAAAAGCGGGGATTTAGCAGCGATTTTAACCAATCTTAGTGAAGGTGATATTTTATTTATCGATGAAATTCATCGCTTAAGCCCTGCTATAGAAGAAGTGCTTTATCCTGCTATGGAGGATTTTCGCCTTGATATTATCATAGGAAGTGGGCCTGCTGCACAAACGATAAAAATAGACTTACCCAAATTTACTTTAATTGGTGCTACCACAAGAGCAGGTATGCTAAGTAATCCTTTACGCGATCGCTTTGGTATGCAATTTCGCTTAGAATTTTATAAAGATGAAGAACTTGCTATCATTTTAGAAAAAGCCGCACAAAAGCTTAATAAAATTTGTGAAAAAAAAGCCTCTTTAGAAATAGCCAAACGCAGTCGTTCTACCCCAAGAATCGCACTAAGACTTTTAAAAAGAGTAAGGGATTTTGCTGATGTAAATGATGAAGAAATTATCAGTGAAAAAAGAGCCAAAGAAGCACTGGATTCTTTAGGGGTTAATGAACTTGGCTTTGATGCGATGGATTTGCGGTATTTAGAGCTTTTAACAGAAGCCAAAAGAAAACCTATAGGGCTTTCTAGCATAGCTGCAGCATTAAGTGAAGATGAAAACACCATAGAAGATGTTATAGAGCCTTATTTGCTAGCAAATGGCTACATAGAAAGAACAGCAAAAGGACGCATAGCAAGTTTAAAAAGCTTTGATGTGTTAAAGTTAAAATATAACAAAGGTTTATTTGATGAAAAATAGCAAATTTTTTCTAATTAGTTTTATTTTGATTGTATTGTTTTGGGTTTTGTATTTATTTAAACCTTTTTTAATGAATATTGCTATAGCAAGCTTAATGGCTGTTTCAACTTCAAATATCAATGTAAAATTTCTTAAAATTTTTAAAGACAAAAAAGTTATTGCAGCTGCGGCAACGACTTTATTTATGCTTGCATTGTTTTTTATTCCTTTTGTGTATGCTATAGTAGAACTTGCCAAAGCAGCAAAGAATTTTGATATAAATTATCTTCATACTACTATAGAGTATTTTAAAAATTATTCTTTACACTTGCCAGAATCTTTAAGTTTTATTGAACCAAAAATCAAAGAGGCATTAGCAAGTATTGATTTAAATTCTATTTCTAAAAATATCTTAACTTATCTTTCAAGTGCAACTAAATTTGGAACTAAATTTTTAACTGATATGGTATTAATTTGTGTGTTTTATTTCTTTGCTAACCTCTATGGAAGCCAGCTTATAAGCTACCTTAAAACCATCATTCCTATGAAAAAAGAAGAAACACAAAGCATTTTAAGCGAGGTAAGTAATGTGATGTCTGTAGTGTTTTACTCTATGGTGATAAACGCTATCTTACAAGGAGTGCTTTTTGCTATTATTGTTAAATTTTATGGTTATGATGCGATTTTAATGGGGATATTATTTTGCTTTAGCTCTTTGATACCTGTAGTAGGCGGAGCTTTAGTTTATGTGCCTATTTCTTTATATGAATTTGCAAATCACAACCTTAGCGGAGCTTTAGTCATTTTTGCTTATAGTGTGATAATGATTTCATTTATAGCAGATACTTTAGTAAAACCTTATATCATTAAATGGATAAATAATAAACTCGTTCAAATTCCAACGCAAATTAATGAACTTTTGATTTTCTTTGCTATGATAGCTGGAATTTCAAGCTTTGGTTTTTGGGGGATTATACTTGGACCTGCAATTTTGACTTTTTTTATTTCTACTTTAAAATTATATGTGATTTTAAAAGAAAAACACTTTGTATAATCTACACTGCTAAATTAGCAGTGTAGAGTTTTAATAACTTCCAACCACACAAGGATTCATAGTTTTAAAATTATCACTTACTATACAAGTTCTAGCTCTTTGAGTTAGTGCTGCTTCGTCTATCTCTTGGGTTTCTTCTTCTTCGTATTTAAAAGTAGGTGTTTGTTTTTGTGAGCTAGCTATTTGGCGTGATAGTTTTTGATAATCATCATTTTCAATACCACCAGAATTATTTAATTTTTCTAAATTAGGTATTGTTAAAGCTATATTATTCAATTTACCTTTGATAGTAAAATGTCCGTTGGAATCAACATTAGCTTTACCTTGCCAAGTTTCTAGTTTTATTTGATTATTAGCTATAGTAGTGGCTAATTCTCCACTAAGATTGCTTAATCTATCTACTTCAGCTTTTAAAGAAGCTAAAGTTGCTTCATTTTTTATACTTGGATTTTCATTGATTTTTTTAACATAATCATTATATTTAGTTATGGCTATTTTAAGTTGCTCTTGTATGGTTTTTAATTGAGCTAAGGCATTATTAGAAGAATCAACTAAAGGTTTTAATTTATCATTGATAAATGCTAAAAGATTTGCTTTGCTTGTTTTAAATTTATCATACTTAGAATAAGCCATTTTATAATCATTATGGATTTTTTCTAGTATTTCTTTCATGCCTTTTTGACCATATAAAGCTTCTAAGAAAGATATGCTTTGCTTTAATTCTTCACTTAATCCCTGAATTTTAAAATCTTTTATATCTACCCAGTAATTTCCACCAAATATTTCACCTAGCCATTTGTTTAAATCATTTGCACTAATTACATCATCACTTGCTAAGATAACATCGCTATCGCTTGGTTGGTTTGGATTATCAGGGGTGGTTGGTGGAGTGATGGTTGGTTTTTCTATAGTGTTTGCTTTAGATAAAAAGTCTTTATATGCATTTGCTTGGGTTTCATCTGTGTAAGTGTGGATATTGATTTTATCTTGGATATAGTCGTTTTTGTTAAAATCGTTAATATAATGATATATATTAGCGTTAGAAATATTTTTATTATTTTCATTTGCTATAAAAATATTAGCATATGATTCTCCTCCGTATGCTTGATCCCAATAAGATTTAGCTTTAACATTAGAACCTTCTTTAAAGTATAAATATACATTATGTATATACGCACCATTGTTACCTCCTTGTGCTCCACAAGAACCCATATTGAATACACCATTACATCCTAAAAATCCTCCAGCATAAGCACTTTGTGTTGCATTTGCATTGATATTAATTTTACCCTCTATTGCAATATTTTGAAACACTGCTGTTACTTTGTAACTTCTTCCAGCAAAAGAACCAGCATAACTTCCAGCTTGTGCATATTTATTATCAACATAAATATTTTCCAAGCCTTTGATATAAATATGATCAAATTTTGTATTATTACCTATCTCACCAAACATTCCACCTACAGCAGCAAATGCACCAGCAGCATCAACTTTTACATTTTTAATATTTTCCATATATACATTTTTAACATATTCTCCTGTAAATAATTGTCCTGCAAATCCACCAGCATGTGCTGGACCATTAACTTTTAATGTTATATTGTTTATAGAGTTAATAGCAATATTTTCAAAATTTCCCCTAGCATTTCCAGCAAATCCACCTATACCACCATAACCAGAACTAGATTTTCCTAAAATGTTATTTATATTATCTATATATATCTTAGTAAAATTTCCTCCAGCTATACCTGCAAAACCACCTATAAAAAATGAATTAGAATTATTATTTATAAAATCAATATTTTTTATTGAAATATCTGAAAAAAAACTACCATTATGCAAAGAATTTCCTACAAAACCGCCCATATATCTAACATTATTACCATTAATCCGACCACCCATATAATCTACTTTTATATTTCTAATATCAGAATAACTCACATTTCCAAAAATTCCAGCATAATCAATATTTTCAACATCCATATTAATATTTTTTAAAGTAAATCCTTGCCCATCAAAATTTTTATTAAAAGCGTTATTACCAGCATTACCTATTATCATAGAAGTGCATTGTCCTTGTGACATACAATAATTTGCATAGTTTTTACCTTGATTACCGCCAAAATCTATATCACTAGTTAATTTATAGGTGCCAAAAAAATCTCTCATGTTGTTTCTATCATAATTCCAACCCTTAGCAAAATGCCACCAATCTACATCAGAACCTATAGTAGCATGTTTTTCGAATTTATCTTTAGTTACTAATTGTTTGTTTGCTTTGTTTTCTATGTTATCATACTCTTGAGTAGTAAAATTTAGTTTTCCTATGTTATTACCATAATTATAATAAGATGTAGTAGATTGCTGTAAAGCACCCTTACTATAAGCACTAGCTATGATAGAATTTGA
The genomic region above belongs to Campylobacter peloridis LMG 23910 and contains:
- a CDS encoding AI-2E family transporter, which produces MKNSKFFLISFILIVLFWVLYLFKPFLMNIAIASLMAVSTSNINVKFLKIFKDKKVIAAAATTLFMLALFFIPFVYAIVELAKAAKNFDINYLHTTIEYFKNYSLHLPESLSFIEPKIKEALASIDLNSISKNILTYLSSATKFGTKFLTDMVLICVFYFFANLYGSQLISYLKTIIPMKKEETQSILSEVSNVMSVVFYSMVINAILQGVLFAIIVKFYGYDAILMGILFCFSSLIPVVGGALVYVPISLYEFANHNLSGALVIFAYSVIMISFIADTLVKPYIIKWINNKLVQIPTQINELLIFFAMIAGISSFGFWGIILGPAILTFFISTLKLYVILKEKHFV
- a CDS encoding ribose-phosphate pyrophosphokinase, which produces MRGYKIFSGSANEEFAKKISKYLSLPLSNAGVKRFSDGEISIQIDESVRGKDVFIIQSTCAPTNDNLMELLIMTDALRRSSASSITAIIPYFGYARQDRKASPRVPITAKLVANLIESAGVDRVATIDLHAGQIQGFFDIPVDNLYGSIIFNEYIKNKNYKNPIIASPDIGGIARARSVAKALGLDIVIVDKRREKANESEVMNVIGDVKDKEVILVDDIIDTAGTIVKAAEVFKSKGAKSVIACCTHPVLSGVAYERIAKEALDELVVTDTIPLKQQMDKIQVLSVAPIFGEVIRRVYHNESVNSLFV
- the ruvB gene encoding Holliday junction branch migration DNA helicase RuvB — protein: MDRIVEIEKFSPDETYETSLRPSSFDGYIGQENIKKNLNIFIKAAKKRNECLDHILFSGPAGLGKTTLANIISYEMNANIKTTAAPMIEKSGDLAAILTNLSEGDILFIDEIHRLSPAIEEVLYPAMEDFRLDIIIGSGPAAQTIKIDLPKFTLIGATTRAGMLSNPLRDRFGMQFRLEFYKDEELAIILEKAAQKLNKICEKKASLEIAKRSRSTPRIALRLLKRVRDFADVNDEEIISEKRAKEALDSLGVNELGFDAMDLRYLELLTEAKRKPIGLSSIAAALSEDENTIEDVIEPYLLANGYIERTAKGRIASLKSFDVLKLKYNKGLFDEK
- a CDS encoding filamentous hemagglutinin N-terminal domain-containing protein, with protein sequence MAVFSPRGGGSNNFDLTPSKKLTNHILLSSIVASLLFSPAFALPSGGKFTHGTSGTINVSGNNMHINGNKVNSVIQWGGGFNINKGESVNFGGNSKNYLNIAHGTNKSTIAGVLNASGNNVFLINPNGVIITKTGNINANRFVASTSSMSNEDMNKFANGQYANGKTIDYATFSPVFKANKLGNVVNMGNINANDVLLIGHKVSIDGGNIHGMHNANTSGDALKNPSNNTASKVHLVGNEVNIQVDGIKSNSIIASAYSKGALQQSTTSYYNYGNNIGKLNFTTQEYDNIENKANKQLVTKDKFEKHATIGSDVDWWHFAKGWNYDRNNMRDFFGTYKLTSDIDFGGNQGKNYANYCMSQGQCTSMIIGNAGNNAFNKNFDGQGFTLKNINMDVENIDYAGIFGNVSYSDIRNIKVDYMGGRINGNNVRYMGGFVGNSLHNGSFFSDISIKNIDFINNNSNSFFIGGFAGIAGGNFTKIYIDNINNILGKSSSGYGGIGGFAGNARGNFENIAINSINNITLKVNGPAHAGGFAGQLFTGEYVKNVYMENIKNVKVDAAGAFAAVGGMFGEIGNNTKFDHIYIKGLENIYVDNKYAQAGSYAGSFAGRSYKVTAVFQNIAIEGKININANATQSAYAGGFLGCNGVFNMGSCGAQGGNNGAYIHNVYLYFKEGSNVKAKSYWDQAYGGESYANIFIANENNKNISNANIYHYINDFNKNDYIQDKINIHTYTDETQANAYKDFLSKANTIEKPTITPPTTPDNPNQPSDSDVILASDDVISANDLNKWLGEIFGGNYWVDIKDFKIQGLSEELKQSISFLEALYGQKGMKEILEKIHNDYKMAYSKYDKFKTSKANLLAFINDKLKPLVDSSNNALAQLKTIQEQLKIAITKYNDYVKKINENPSIKNEATLASLKAEVDRLSNLSGELATTIANNQIKLETWQGKANVDSNGHFTIKGKLNNIALTIPNLEKLNNSGGIENDDYQKLSRQIASSQKQTPTFKYEEEETQEIDEAALTQRARTCIVSDNFKTMNPCVVGSY